The Pseudomonas sp. TH06 genome has a window encoding:
- the recC gene encoding exodeoxyribonuclease V subunit gamma — MPDAQSLNAAFMVVQSNSLDELRSLVVSIMRRYPLAPLENEIALVQSNGIAQWLKLALAEDPEENDLGGCGIAAAIDVQLPGSFMWQLYRMVLGRDEIPAKSLLDKAPLTWRLMRLLPQVIDRAHFEPLQRFLTHDTDLRKRYQLSERLADLFDQYQVYRADWLEDWAEGRHQLRNVRGEVKPLSPTSCWQAELWRALLEDVGAKGMAQSRAGVHQRFIERIGSIEQAPAALPSRVIVFGISSLPAQVLEALAGLARFSQVLLCVHNPCRHHWADIVADKDLLRHQYKRQSRKSGMPVVLDPETMHQHAHPLLAAWGKQGRDYINLLDSYDDPNSYRAAFRDGRIDLFSETQPHNLLNQLQDDILELRPLDETREHWPAVDLAHDNSIRFHIAHSAQREVEILHDQLLARFSANPDLRPRDVIVMVPDIDSYAPHIRAVFGQLERHDSRFIPFTLADQGQRGRDPLLIAVEHLLKLPDSRFPVSEILDLLDVPALRARFGMEERDLPTLHRWIEGAGVRWGMNAEQRAGLGLPDELEQNSWHFGLRRMLLGYAVGSSTDCAGIEPYDEIGGLDAALIGPLVALLDALELAHQELTRPAQPKVWGHRLQALMQLFFKASNEHDDYLLTQLEELRETWLETCEAVGLEDELPLTVVREAWLAGLDQGRLSQRFLAGAVNFCTLMPMRAIPFKLVCLLGMNDGDYPRAQPPLDFDLMGSDYRPGDRSRREDDRYLLLEALLSARNQLYISWVGRSIRDNSERPASVLIGQLRDHLASGWRLIDDSQDLLSAMTEEHPLQPFSARYFHEGDQLFSYASEWQVLHQPHELRNEAELLAPYVQEEPLSLALLQDFLRNPVRHFFTQRLKVYFEAADAPLADEEPFVLDALQRYTLSDSLLEAALRQPDNVEQALEAQARRLQNSGLLPMAGFGECLQRELIEPLPDLLQRYQQLLTLWPTPLASAIPISLELQGLRLEGWLSGLHQRADGGVLSVTTIPNSIGSIKSRKWHRLIKPWVNHLVACASGLSLTTALVASDDTLLLEPMEQNRAVRFLGDLLLAWQAGMRQPLPIAVKTAFAWLSQTDPFKAEAAARKAYEGDGQTSEGERRESPALSRQFADFDALLADETFSGWCDALYRPLLEAPWRSLSSEGARA; from the coding sequence ATGCCGGACGCCCAGTCCCTCAACGCTGCATTCATGGTGGTCCAGAGCAATAGCCTGGACGAACTGCGCAGCCTGGTGGTCAGCATCATGCGGCGCTATCCGCTGGCTCCCCTGGAGAACGAAATTGCCTTGGTGCAGAGCAATGGCATCGCCCAGTGGTTGAAACTGGCTCTGGCTGAAGATCCTGAGGAAAACGACCTCGGTGGTTGTGGCATCGCGGCAGCGATAGACGTTCAACTGCCCGGCAGTTTCATGTGGCAGCTCTATCGTATGGTTTTGGGCCGAGATGAAATTCCAGCCAAATCCCTGCTCGATAAAGCACCGCTGACCTGGCGCCTCATGCGTCTGCTGCCTCAGGTCATCGACCGTGCGCATTTCGAACCGTTGCAACGCTTCCTCACCCACGACACCGACTTGCGCAAGCGCTATCAGCTATCCGAGCGCCTGGCGGATCTGTTCGACCAATATCAGGTGTATCGAGCCGACTGGCTTGAGGATTGGGCTGAAGGTCGGCATCAACTGCGCAATGTCAGAGGTGAAGTAAAGCCACTATCGCCCACCAGTTGCTGGCAGGCTGAACTCTGGCGCGCGCTCCTGGAAGATGTAGGTGCAAAAGGTATGGCGCAAAGCCGCGCCGGTGTACATCAGCGGTTTATCGAGCGCATTGGTAGCATCGAGCAAGCACCTGCCGCGCTGCCTTCACGAGTGATCGTCTTCGGGATTTCTTCGCTTCCGGCTCAAGTGCTTGAAGCCTTGGCTGGACTTGCGCGATTCAGCCAGGTTTTGCTCTGTGTGCACAACCCATGTCGCCATCACTGGGCCGACATCGTTGCCGACAAGGATTTGCTGCGTCACCAGTACAAGCGGCAATCGCGCAAGAGCGGCATGCCTGTCGTACTTGATCCCGAGACCATGCATCAACATGCCCACCCTCTATTGGCCGCGTGGGGTAAGCAAGGTCGCGACTATATCAACCTGCTCGATAGCTATGACGACCCAAACAGCTATCGAGCGGCATTTCGCGATGGGCGTATCGACCTGTTCAGCGAAACTCAGCCACATAACCTGCTCAATCAGCTCCAGGACGACATCCTCGAATTGCGTCCGCTTGATGAGACTCGCGAGCATTGGCCGGCCGTTGATCTGGCACACGACAACTCGATCCGTTTTCACATCGCTCACAGCGCTCAACGCGAGGTGGAGATTCTCCATGATCAACTGTTGGCACGTTTCAGCGCCAATCCGGATCTACGCCCTCGCGACGTGATCGTGATGGTGCCGGACATCGACAGCTACGCACCGCATATCCGGGCGGTGTTTGGTCAGCTTGAACGGCATGATTCCCGTTTTATCCCGTTCACCTTGGCAGATCAGGGGCAACGCGGTCGTGATCCTCTGCTGATTGCGGTTGAACACCTGCTCAAACTGCCGGACAGTCGTTTCCCTGTCAGTGAAATCCTCGACTTGCTCGACGTTCCCGCATTACGCGCTCGTTTCGGCATGGAGGAGCGCGACTTGCCGACGTTGCATCGCTGGATTGAAGGCGCGGGTGTGCGTTGGGGAATGAACGCCGAGCAGCGTGCCGGGCTAGGTTTGCCGGATGAACTGGAGCAGAACAGTTGGCATTTCGGTTTGCGACGAATGCTCCTTGGCTACGCAGTCGGCAGCTCGACTGACTGTGCGGGTATCGAGCCCTATGATGAAATCGGGGGGCTGGATGCCGCATTGATCGGTCCGTTGGTGGCTCTGCTCGATGCTCTGGAACTTGCACACCAGGAGCTCACCCGACCGGCACAGCCCAAGGTGTGGGGGCATCGGCTGCAAGCGTTGATGCAGTTGTTCTTTAAAGCCAGTAACGAACACGACGATTACTTGCTGACCCAACTGGAAGAGCTTCGTGAAACCTGGCTCGAGACCTGCGAGGCGGTAGGTCTTGAAGATGAACTGCCACTGACCGTCGTTCGCGAGGCCTGGCTTGCCGGGCTGGATCAGGGGCGTTTGTCCCAGCGCTTTCTTGCCGGCGCGGTGAACTTTTGTACGCTGATGCCCATGCGTGCCATTCCTTTCAAACTGGTCTGTTTGCTGGGGATGAACGATGGCGATTACCCGCGTGCACAACCGCCGCTCGACTTCGACCTGATGGGCAGCGACTACCGCCCCGGGGACCGCTCCCGACGTGAGGATGATCGCTATCTTTTGCTCGAGGCGCTTCTGTCTGCGCGCAATCAGCTCTACATCAGTTGGGTCGGTCGCAGCATTCGTGACAACAGCGAGAGACCTGCTTCGGTGCTGATCGGCCAGTTACGCGATCACCTCGCCAGTGGTTGGCGATTGATTGATGACAGTCAGGATCTGTTGAGCGCCATGACCGAGGAGCATCCGCTGCAACCCTTCAGTGCCCGCTATTTTCACGAGGGAGATCAACTGTTCAGCTATGCCAGCGAGTGGCAGGTTCTGCATCAACCTCATGAGCTACGAAACGAGGCTGAGTTACTCGCCCCTTATGTACAAGAGGAACCGTTGAGCCTGGCTCTGTTGCAGGACTTTTTACGTAATCCGGTTCGGCACTTTTTCACCCAGAGACTCAAGGTCTACTTCGAAGCCGCCGATGCACCGCTGGCCGATGAAGAGCCTTTCGTACTGGACGCTTTGCAGCGCTATACGCTCAGCGACAGCCTGCTCGAAGCTGCGCTCAGGCAACCGGACAATGTCGAGCAGGCGCTCGAGGCTCAGGCTCGACGGCTGCAAAATAGCGGCCTGTTGCCAATGGCCGGGTTCGGCGAATGCCTGCAAAGGGAATTGATTGAGCCACTGCCTGACTTGCTGCAACGCTATCAGCAACTACTGACGCTTTGGCCGACTCCGCTCGCCAGTGCCATCCCTATCAGTCTCGAGTTGCAGGGGTTGCGTCTTGAAGGATGGCTTTCGGGTTTGCATCAACGCGCCGACGGAGGCGTGTTGTCGGTCACGACCATTCCCAACAGCATCGGCTCAATCAAAAGCCGCAAATGGCACCGTCTGATCAAACCCTGGGTCAATCATCTCGTGGCTTGCGCCAGCGGGCTCTCATTGACCACCGCATTGGTGGCCAGTGACGACACATTGCTGCTCGAGCCCATGGAACAAAACAGGGCCGTTCGGTTTCTTGGCGACCTTCTTCTAGCCTGGCAGGCCGGCATGCGTCAGCCTCTGCCGATCGCCGTGAAGACCGCTTTTGCCTGGCTATCTCAGACCGACCCGTTCAAAGCAGAAGCAGCTGCCCGAAAAGCCTACGAAGGTGACGGACAGACCAGCGAAGGCGAACGCCGCGAAAGTCCAGCGCTGTCCCGCCAATTCGCTGACTTCGATGCATTACTCGCGGACGAAACATTTTCCGGTTGGTGTGACGCCTTGTATCGCCCTCTGTTGGAAGCGCCTTGGCGTTCATTGTCCAGTGAAGGTGCGCGCGCATGA